Part of the Cellulomonas taurus genome, GGCGGCGATGCGGGACGAGGGGCTGCGGCTGACCACGCCGGACGGCACCCGGGTGCTGCACGCGCCCACCGCCGCCGGGCCGGAGCAGGTCGAGCTGCGCACCGGGGACGTCCTGGTGCTGGCGGTGAAGAGCCAGGACACGGCGACGACCCTGGCGGCCTGGGCGGATCGGCCGGTGGACGGTGACCCGGAGCGGACGGCGGCGCAGGAGCTGCTGCTGGTGCTGGCGCAGAACGGGGTGGACAACGAGCGCACAGCGCTGCGCCGGTTCGACCGGGTGGCCGGGATGTGCGTGTGGCTGCCCGCCACGTTCCTGGAGCCGGGCCGGGTGTCGGCGGCGGGCGCGCCGGTGGCGGGGGTGCTGACCCTGGGAACCGTGCCGGTGTCCGACCGCACGGACCCGGATCTGGTCACCGTCTCCGAGGACCTGACGGCAGCCGGGTTCCGCGCGCCGGTGGTGTCGGACGTGCTGGCCTGGAAGTACGCGAAGCTGCTGTCGAACCTCGGCAACGCCGTCGAGGCGCTGTGCGGACCGCTGCGCGGCAACGACGCGGCCCGGGAGCTGCTGCACGCGGCCGTCGACGAGGCGGAGCGGGTCTTGGTCGCCGCCGGGATCGCCTGGACCGGCGAGGACGAGCAGGCCGCCGCCCGGGAGGGCTACACGCTGGTGGACCTGCCGGGTCAGGAGCGCGGGGGCGGCTCGACCTGGCAGTCGTTGCAGCGGGGTGCCGGGTCCGTCGAGGCGAACTGGCTGAACGGGGAGATCGTGCTGCTCGGCCGGCTGCACGGGGTCGCGACGCCGGTGAACGCGCTGCTGCTGCGCCGGGTCGAACAGGCTGCTGCCACGGGCGCGCGTCCCGGCGGCCACGACGCGGCCGATCTCCTGGCCACAGCGGTCGAACACCGCCGATGAACGACGCCCGCATCCTGCGCTGCACCGCAGGACGCCGAGGGGCCCGCGCGTGAGCCGCGTTCCGCCCGGATCGGGTCGGGAACTGCCTGCTGGGGCACCGGGCGCGCCGGGCGCCGGGCAGGAGCAGCGCCCGGAGGCCGCCGCCCCGCGGGTGCCGGCCGGGCCGGCGCAGACCCGGGTGGACCGGTGGGTGTGGGCGGTCCGGCTGACCAAGACCCGGGCGGCGGCGGCCAGTGCGTGCCGCGCCGGGCACATCCGGGTGAACGGTGAGCGCGCCAAGCCCGCGACGAGCGTGAAGATCGGCGACGAGGTCCGGGTGCGCGGCGAGGGTCCGGAACGGATCGTCGTGGTGCGGGCGGTGATCGAACGGCGGGTCGGACCGCCGGTGGCCGTGCAGTGCTACCGGGACGACACTCCCCCGCCCCCGCCGAAGGAGCACATCGCCCTGGCGGCGCAGCGGGATCGCGGTGCCGGGCGACCGACCAAGCGGGAGCGACGCGAGATCGATCGGCTCCGGGGCCGCTAGGTCCGCGCCGCCCGCACGCGCTCGATCAGCGCCATCGCGTCCTTCGGCGCCCGCACCTTGGTGTCGTTGTCGAAGAACACCCAGACGTCCAGCCCCCGGTCGGCCCAGTCGAGCACCTTCGCCGCCCACCGGTCGAGCGCCGGGTCGTCGTAGCCGGAGACGTACAACTCGCTGTCGCCGTGCAGCCGGACGTAGACCAGGTCGGCGGTGACGTCCTCGAAGTACGGCCAGCGACCGGCGGTGTCGGCGACCACCAGACCGATGCCCAGCTCGCGCAGCAGCTCCGGGAACTCCGGCGTGCGGAAGGTGTCGTGCCGCACCTCCAGCACATGTTGGATCGGCCGGTCGTCCTCGCTCGCGGTCCAGGCGCGCCCCTCACCGTCCAACCGTTGATCGTGCTGCCGGGCGAGGGAGGCGGCTGCCCCGGTGCTGCGCGGCAGCTCGGCGGCGAAGGCGCGCAACCGGTCGGCGTCGTAGCCCAGGGTCGGCGGCAGCTGCCACAGCACGGGGCCGAGCACGGGGCCGAGGGCGAGGACCCCGGAGGCGAAGAAGTTGGCCAACGGGGTGCGGGCGTCGGCGAGCTTCTTCATGTGCGTGATGAACCGGGGCCCTTTGACGCTGAACCGGAACCCGTCCGGCACCTCGGACCGCCACCGCTGGTACGACGCCGGCCGTTGCAGGGCGTAGAAGGATCCGTTCACCTCGATCGCCGTCATCCGCTCGGCGGCGTAGGCCAGTTCGGCGCGCTGCGGCAGGCCCCGCGGGTAGAAGTCGGCACGCCAGGGGGCGTAGCGCCAGCCGGAGATGCCGATCCGGATCTCGCCTACCATGCTGGCCGACGCTAGGCACCGACGCCTGGCCCAGCAACCGCGCCCGGCAGCCACCCGCTGTTCACCGGCCGGACGGACGGAGGCGGTACACCGTGGCCGTGGCCCCGCAGACAGCAGTCGTCGACACCGTCCCCCGCCGCCGCGTGCTGGCCTGGGCAGCCTGGGACTGGGGGTCGGCCGCGTTCAACGCGGTGGTGACGACCTTCGTGTTCACCCGGTGGCTGACCAGCGACGCCTTCGCCACCCCCGGCCTGACCGGCGCCGCCCTGGACCGGGAGCTGGCGGCGCACTCGTCCTGGCTGGGCTGGGGGCTGACGATTGCCGGGGTGCTGGTCGCGGTGCTGGCCCCCGCGCTGGGCCGCCGGGCCGACGGCACCGGACACCGGCGCCGGGCGCTGGCCTGGCTCACCGGGCTGACGGTGCTGGTCTGTGCGGCGATGGCGCTCGTCGTGCCGGACCCGGACGCGCTGACCCTGAACCTGGTCGCCGGGATCGCCCTGCTGGCGGTGGGCACCGTGACCTTCGAGCTGGCGTCGGTGCACTACAACGCGCTGCTGTCCGCCGTCTCCACCCCGGCGACGGTGGGTCGGGTGAGCGGGATCGGCTGGGGCGCCGGGTACCTGGGCGGCATCGTGCTGCTGGCGGTGCTGCTGGTCGGCTTCGTGCAGCCCGACGTGGGCTGGTTCGGGGTGACGGCGGACAACGGCGCGAACATCCGGGCCGCCGTCTTCGCCTCCGCCGTGTGGTTCGGGGTGTTCGCGGTGCCGGTGCTGATCGCGGTGCCGGAACCACCGGTGGTCGCCGGGGCACCTCGGGTCGGCTTCGTGGAGAGCTACCGCCGGGTGCTGGCCGATCTGCGCGGACTCTGGCGGGAGGCGGGCGGTCTGCGGGGCACCGTCGGATTCCTGCTGGCCAGCGCCGTGTACCGGGACGGGCTGACCGGGGTGTTCACCTTCGGGGCGGTGATCGCCTCCGGGACGTTCGGGTTCAGCGCCTCCGGCGTCCTGGTGTTCGCGGTGGCGGCGAATGTGGTGGCCGGGGTCGCCACCCTGGTCTGCGGACGCTGGGACGACGTGCTCGGGTCGCGTCGGATCGTGCTGGCGGCGCTGGTCGGCCTGGTGATCACCGGCATCGCGACCTTCGCCCTCGCCGACCGGGGACAGGCGGCGTTCTGGGTCTGCGGGCTGCTGCTGTGCCTGTTCGTCGGGCCCGCCCAGTCGGCGAGCCGCAGCCTGCTGCTCCGGGTCACCCCGCCGGGTCGGGAGAGCGCGATGTTCGGGCTGTACGCCACCACGGGGCGGGCCGCGAGCTTCCTGTCGCCGCTGGCGTTCTCCGTGGCGGTCGGGGTGTC contains:
- a CDS encoding ketopantoate reductase family protein, with translation MRYVIIGAGAVGGTIGGLLHEAGREVVLVARGAHLAAMRDEGLRLTTPDGTRVLHAPTAAGPEQVELRTGDVLVLAVKSQDTATTLAAWADRPVDGDPERTAAQELLLVLAQNGVDNERTALRRFDRVAGMCVWLPATFLEPGRVSAAGAPVAGVLTLGTVPVSDRTDPDLVTVSEDLTAAGFRAPVVSDVLAWKYAKLLSNLGNAVEALCGPLRGNDAARELLHAAVDEAERVLVAAGIAWTGEDEQAAAREGYTLVDLPGQERGGGSTWQSLQRGAGSVEANWLNGEIVLLGRLHGVATPVNALLLRRVEQAAATGARPGGHDAADLLATAVEHRR
- a CDS encoding RNA-binding S4 domain-containing protein — its product is MPAGPAQTRVDRWVWAVRLTKTRAAAASACRAGHIRVNGERAKPATSVKIGDEVRVRGEGPERIVVVRAVIERRVGPPVAVQCYRDDTPPPPPKEHIALAAQRDRGAGRPTKRERREIDRLRGR
- a CDS encoding DUF72 domain-containing protein, whose protein sequence is MVGEIRIGISGWRYAPWRADFYPRGLPQRAELAYAAERMTAIEVNGSFYALQRPASYQRWRSEVPDGFRFSVKGPRFITHMKKLADARTPLANFFASGVLALGPVLGPVLWQLPPTLGYDADRLRAFAAELPRSTGAAASLARQHDQRLDGEGRAWTASEDDRPIQHVLEVRHDTFRTPEFPELLRELGIGLVVADTAGRWPYFEDVTADLVYVRLHGDSELYVSGYDDPALDRWAAKVLDWADRGLDVWVFFDNDTKVRAPKDAMALIERVRAART
- a CDS encoding MFS transporter, coding for MAPQTAVVDTVPRRRVLAWAAWDWGSAAFNAVVTTFVFTRWLTSDAFATPGLTGAALDRELAAHSSWLGWGLTIAGVLVAVLAPALGRRADGTGHRRRALAWLTGLTVLVCAAMALVVPDPDALTLNLVAGIALLAVGTVTFELASVHYNALLSAVSTPATVGRVSGIGWGAGYLGGIVLLAVLLVGFVQPDVGWFGVTADNGANIRAAVFASAVWFGVFAVPVLIAVPEPPVVAGAPRVGFVESYRRVLADLRGLWREAGGLRGTVGFLLASAVYRDGLTGVFTFGAVIASGTFGFSASGVLVFAVAANVVAGVATLVCGRWDDVLGSRRIVLAALVGLVITGIATFALADRGQAAFWVCGLLLCLFVGPAQSASRSLLLRVTPPGRESAMFGLYATTGRAASFLSPLAFSVAVGVSGSQRWGILGIVLVIAVGCGLLLAVRPRATA